AAGCCAGCAGGGCTAAGGAAAGTCGTGCCGACCCGATTGTCGGGGAAATCATGCCGCGCTACAATCGCAACCAGTGGGAGATGCAGGGGAGTCAGCAACCGCAACAGTCCGGTCAGCAGGACCCGAGCCAACAGCAGTGGAGCCAGCAGGACCCAAGCCAACAGCAGTGGAGACAGCAAGGGTCCCAGAAGCGATACCAGCAGGAACGACAGCAACGCCAACAGTCCCAGCAAATCGGTCAACAGCAGCCACAACGCGGAGTCGGGCAGCAACAGCCGCAGTACCAGCAAGGGCAACAACCGCAGTCGCAACACCAGCAGCCACAGCAGAGTCAGCAGGCACAACAGCGTCAGCAGCCACAGCAGTATCAACAGGGCCAGTCTCAACAGCACCAGCAGGGCCAACACGAACAGCAGCCACAGTACCAGCAGGGCGAGCGGGAGCAGTCACAGCAACGCCAGCAACCGCAGTATCAGCAACCACAACACCAGCAGAGCCAACACCAATCCGAGTACCAGCGGAGCCAACAGCAATCCGAATACCAACAGCCACAACGAGGACAGACCTCCCAGCAAAGCCAGTCCCATCGGCAGTCTCAGCAGGGCCAATCGTCTCGACAAAGTCGCTACCAGCGGCAACAGTCCTCGAAGTTCGGCGAGCAGGGACAGCGACACCAACAGTCCGGTTCTCGCGGGCAAGTCACCGAACAAGGGCCGGACCGCCAAGACCAATCGCGTGGGGAGCAGTACGAGTCCGAGAGCCACCAACAGAGCGACGAACAGCAGTTGTACGGCGGGCCTCGTGAAGAACGAGAACACCGGCAGACGCCGTTCTGACGCCGCAAGAGTAACACGTTTTCGAGCGAGCAACACCGGGTCGGCCAGCATTCTCTTGGTCGTGTCTGGCGTCCCCGTTCTATGGCCGAACTCGGCTACACGCTCTCCAGTGAAGAACACGGCCCGAACGCGCTCGTTGACCACGCCGTCCGCGCCGAGGAGACGGGATTCGACTTCGTCTCCGCGTCCGACCACTTCCACCCGTGGGTGAGCCAACAGGGCGAATCGCCGTTCGTCTGGACGACGCTCGGCGGGGTTGCCCGCGCGACCAGCGACGTGGGAGTCGGCGTCGGTGTGACGTGCCCGACGATGCGAATCCATCCTGCAATCGTCGCGCAGGCCAGTGCCACCGCCGCGACGATGCTGGAAGCCGACGACCGAGAGTTCTTCTTCGGCGTCGGAACCGGCGAGGCACTCAACGAACACATCTTGGGCGACCACTGGCCAGAACACTCGGTTCGCCTCGAAATGCTCGAAGAAGCAGTCGAAGTCATCCGGAAACTCTGGGATGGCGGCCAGACGAGTCACTACGGGGACCACTACACCGTCGAGGACGCCACACTGTTTACGCTCCCGGACGAACTACCGCCGATTTGCGTCTCCGCGTACGGGGAGAACGCCGCACAGGCCGCCGCCGAGTTCGGCGACGGGTTCTGGTCGGTCGGCCCGCAGGACGTGGTGGGGACGTTTGAGGAAGCGGGCGGTGAGGGCCCGAAGATTAGCCAGATGACCGTCTGCTACGCCGACGAGAAGGAGGACGCGGTCGAAACTGCACACGAGTGGTGGCCGAACAGCGCGCTCACCGGCGAACTGAGTTCCCTCTTGCCGACGCCGACCCACTTCGAGCAAGCCTGCCAGATGGTCACGAAAGACGACATCCGGGAAGGGTCCATCGTCACCGACCCCGACCCGCAGACCCACGTCGAGAACATCGAGAAGTTCGTCGGGGAGGGCTACGACCACGTCTACGTCCACCAAGTCGGTCCGAACCAAGACGAGTTCTTCGAGTTCTACGAAGACGAGGTACTTCCGGCTTTCTGACCCACCGAGTCCGTCACTGTTTTCCCCGTGGGAACTCACTCCTATCACGAATCGAGGCCACGAGTCCGGCCTTCGGGAGTACCGATGTCAGAGAACTCTCTACTGGAATCGCCCGACGACCCCGACGAGGAAGAACCGCCACTGAGTGAGTTGCTCGACGCGCTCGCCGACCGGCGACGACGGCGCGTGCTACGACTCGTGTCGGACCACCAGACGCCACTCGCCCTGAGTGACCTCGCCGACGAAGTCGCCGCCGCCGAACACGACTGTCTGTTTACCGATATTTCAGAACACACCGTCAAACGGACGTACACGTCGTTGTACCACTCACACGTGCCGAAACTGGCAGTAGTGGGGCTACTCGAATACGACCAAGACGTAGATGCCGTCGCGCCCGGCCACAACGTCGAGATGGCGCGACCGTACCTCGACCTCGCCGCCGAAATCGAGGACTAAATCGGACAGCCCCGAATCTCGCCGCCACGCATTCCCTCTGCGACCCAGTAAATCGAGAGTAGTAGCACGACCAGTGCCAACAACGAGAACTCGACGCCGTCGAGCGGGAGGAGCGTCCCAGCGCCTGCGACACCCACGAGCGAGAGGACGCCCGCGAGGATGGCCGACCCGCAGGCCGCACAGCCAGCACCGAGCGCGCCCAGCGCGAGACCGACCGCGCTCCCGCCGCTCTCGCTCATTCCGAAGCCATGCTCCTTGAAGTGATACACTACGAGTGCAGCGTCGATCCCTGCGAGTACCGCGACGGCGAGGAGTATCGTCGCCGAGAACGGGCCGTAGTTCGTCCCGAGGAAGGGGAACAGACCGGTCAGAATCGTCACTCTGTCGCCGAGAGCGAGCGGGCCAGTGAGCGCGAACCGCGCCAACTCGAAGTTCTGCGAGACGACGAACGCCGACAGCGAGACGACCGTCGCGAGCACCGCGAGCGCGGCGTAGACGGGCGACTCCAACACGAGTCGGGTCGTGCGACCCATCAGTCGCCAGTCGTCCGCGTGGGTCGGAAGCCTGACTCGGAGTCTACCGACGCTCATAGTCCGAGGGCGCTCTTCACCACGCTGTAGCTGATGCTCCCGTTCGCACTCGTCCGGAACTCCCCGTCGCGGAAGAGGAAGATGGTCGGCGTCCCCGACACGCCTGCCTCTTCGCCCGCCGAGAGGTCCGCCTGCACCGCGTCGTCGTACGTCTTCGATTCCGCGTCGGAGACGACGGCGTCGGCGTCGAGGTCGGTTTCGCTGTCGAGGAACTGGCGAGTCTTGTCCAGGACGTTGTCCGAGTTGAACGACGACTGCTTGGCGAAGTAGTGGTCAGCGAGCGCCCACGTGGCGACAGAGCCTTGGCGGCTTCCGGGGGCGTCACTGTCGGCCGAGTTTCCACTATCTGCCATCTCTATCTCGTGGGCGAACGCCGCTTCGACGGCCTGAGTCGCGGGCTTGCCCCACGGGTAGACGACCGGGTACGTCCGAAGCACGAACGAGACCTCCCCGCTCAGATTCTCCCGAATCTTCGGCACGGTGTTTCGTTCGAAGGCTGCACAGCGCGGACACGAGGGGTCCTCGAACGCGACGAGGACGCCCGTCGCCTCGCTCGGCGGCGGGCCGAACCGCGGCTGGTCGGCGAGTCCGACGGCCGAGGCGTGACCGTCGAGCGACCCCGCAGTGTTCGTTCCGCCCTCCATGGCCGTCCCGCCTTCTGTCGTCGATTGGTCACCCGACCCGCCGCCGCCGATACAGCCAGCCAGTCCAGTCACGACGGCGGCACCACCGACAGCCAACACGCGACGACGGGTCGTCCGAGGAGCTTCGTCCCGAATCATACTGCCTCGGACGCCATCGACCGACAAATGCGTTGTTCCAATTTCGGGGCAAAACCGGCCAGATTCCGGCAAGAATGGGTTCTCCTCTCCGTTCGCTCGTCTCGAATCACGCTCGATTTGACGACCGACCGAGATAAATCCCTTCGCCGGTCCTGCACGCGAGATTCACAGTCGCTTCGAGCGGTGGCCGATACAGTCGCTCGGAACCGTCGCCGATGACTGAACGAAAGTCTCCCATCCGTGGCTGAAACCACCGTTTTACCCTACGCCGACTTTATGTTGGTTTAGTTTGACGTGTCGAGTATGTCACGTTCGACGCGCAAACGCTGGCTCCTTGTCGCACTCGCCGTGCTTGTGGTCCTCGCGGGCTGTTCAGGCTCTAGCGGTGGCGACGCGGCGCAGGCGACGGTTAGCGACGGTGGGGGCGTTCAGACGGCGTCCGGAGACGAAGCGAGAGCGAGCGGGTCTGGCCCACCGACTGGGAGCAAAGCCGCCTCGATGCAGATACAGCAACGCGAATTGATACGGACCGGGAACGTCACGCTGACGGTCGCAAACTTCGACCGGTCGCGACAGAACATCAGCGCGGCCGTCGAGGCTCGCGGCGGGTTCGTCAGCGACACCGACCAGCGGGCCCACCACCGGGGTAACGAGACGTTCACGACCGGGAGAGTCGTCTATCGCGTGCCCAAGGAGAACTTCTCTTCGTTAGTGGCACAGGTGAAGGCCGAGGGCGAAGTCGAACGGTCCGGGACGAACACGAGAGACGTGACCGACCAACTCGTTGACATCGAAGCGCGACTGACGAACCTACGCGCCCAGCGCGAGAAGTTGCGGGACCTCTACGAGAACGCCAGCGACACCGAGAACGTCCTCGCCGTGCAGGAGCGACTCTCGGAGGTCCAGACCGAAATCGAACGCCTCGAAGCCAAACGCAAGTCGCTACGCCAGCGAGTCGCGTACTCGACGGTGACCGTCGAACTGCGCGAGGAACCGCCGGAGAATCCGAAACCCGAACGGACGAAGTGGTACGAGACGGGCCTGCTGGCCGCGTTCTCTGAGTCCGTTCACGGCGTCGCCGTGGTTGCCCGTGGAATCACGGTCGCGGCGGCCTACAGCGCGCCGTACGTCCTTGCCTTCGGGCTTCCGCTCGGCGGCGTCGCCGTGGCGTGGCGACGGTTCGGCTAATTATCGGCGCTCGACCACAATTAGAGACGTTCTCCCACGTGGTCGGCCGCCTTCAACGCGAGTGCGGCGATTGTCAGGGTCGGATTGAGTGCGCCGCTTGTGACGAAGACGCTACTCGACGCGACGGAGAGGTTTCGCAGGTCGTGGGTTCGCAGTTGGGGGTTGACCACGCTCTCCTCCGGGTTCGTTCCCATTCGGGTCGTCCCCATATGATGGAATGCGGGACCCGTCTTTTCCGGGCCGACCGTCCACGACACGTCCACGCCCAATTCGTCCAGAATCGCGCGCTGAATCTCGTTGGCGCGCCGCAGACTCGCCTTCGTTCGGTCGTCCACGTGCCACTCGATTTTAGGGACAGGGTTCCCGTGGTCGTCGGTCGTGTCGGGGTCGAGCGCGACGCGATTCTCCTTGCGAGGTCGCTGGCCGACCAATCCACCCATCGCAATCGAGTTTCCGTAGCCCTCTCTGAGCGTCTCCAGCAAGTCGTCACCGAACTCCTCGCCGGAGAGCGCCATCTCGACGGGAGACGGTCCCGCGTAGTTCAGAAATTCGAGCTTGATGGAATCGGGTTCTGGACCGTCGCCCGACCACGCCGGGATTTCGCCTTCGGTGCCCGTCGCGCCCTCCGTGGGTTCGTCGTAGAACTGGTGGCACTCGCTGGTGATGAACCCGACGTGGTTCTGGCGGGTCTGCTGGTCGAGCGTGCCGCCCATGCCGCCGAACAGGTGGTCCATGAAGTACCGGCCGACCGCGCCCGAGGAGTTTGCGAGTCCGTCGGGATAGGCTTCAGATTTCGATAGGAGAAGCAATCGTGGAATCTCGACGCCGCCCGCCGCCAGCACGAACTCGCGAGCCTCCTGTCGATGCTCCTCGCCGTCGGGTGTCGCGTACACTGCCGCTTCGACGCGCTCGCCCGCGTCGTCGTGTTCGAGTCGCTGAACTGGCGCTTGGTCGATGACACGCGCACCCTCGTTCTCGGCCTTTTCGACGTGGACCTTGCCGGTGTACTTCGCGCCGGAGGGACAGACTGGTTTACAGGTCCCGTATCCCACGCAGGCGCTCCGGTCGTCGTAATTCTCGGAGTTGCGCGCGTTCGGCACCGAGTGCATGGTCACACCGAGTCGCTCGCAGGCCTCGGCGAACAGCGAGTCGCTGTGGGAGGGGTCGAACGCGGGCAGGGGATGTGGTTGCTCGCGCGGAGGAGCGAAGGGGTTGTCCGTCGCGCCAGCGACGCCTAGTGCTTGCTCGGCCTCGGCGTAGTAGGGACGAAGGTCCGAATACTCGATTGGCCACTGCTCGAAGTCCGACTCGTGCAGGCGCATCACCATCCCCTGCCAGTGGAGCGTTGTGCCACCGACGCCCTTCACGCGGGCGGCGTTGAGCGGGTAGAACCACTCTCCCGAAGAAGTGAACTGGTCGCGCTCGCCCCTCATCTCCCAGACTGACAGCGGTCCGTGCGCGGGGCGAATCGACTGCTCCATCCGGCGTTTTCGGTCTTCGAAGTCGAACCGCTCACCTGCTTCGAGGACGACCACCTTCTTCCCGCGCTGCGCGAGTCGATGGGCGACCAACGCGCCCGCCGGGCCTGCGCCGACGACGCAGACGTCGGCGCGCTCCGAAGGTTTTCGCTGATCCGTCATCCTCGTGGGCCTCGCTGGTGACTCATTTCTGTGGTCCCCGCTGGTAACTGCTCGTCCCGCCGGGGTGGCCCTGCGGGTTCTCGATGCCGACGAGTTTCCCGCCGGTGGGCGAGGTGTAGAGCGCGTACAATAGTTCGTTGACGACGTAGTAGCGAACGCGGTTGAGATCGTCGCCCGCTGGGTCGGGGTCGGCCGTATCGACGCCCATCTCGTCCAAGACCGACGCGCGGGTGTCGGCGCTCAGGTTTCGGAAATCCGAGTCGTGCCACGTCTGCGCGTACTCGTCCAGCGTGTCGAGCGCTGCGACGATGCCGTCGCGGTACGTCTCCCGGTCTTCCACGCGGCCGAGTGCGTAGGTTCTGACGAACTCCTCGACCCCCGAGACCTCGGATGGATAGACTACCTCGGCGACCGAGAGCATCGTTTCGAGACGGTCTTCCGGTTCTTCGTCGTCGGCGAACGGATTGCCCTCCAGCACCGCCACGCCGCCGACAGTCGCCCCTGCGGCAGCGAGCGCGGCCAGTGCATCCCGACGAGTCAGTTCCATTTCGGACGGGGTTAGGTGAACCTAAAACTTAGGGGTTGCCATGTCGTTGTCGTGGTCACTGCCGAACGTGTCACTCGTCACGCCGCCGAACCATCCGGAAAGGTAGAAAAAATAACTTCTTAGCCCCGGTATGTCAGGGTCTTTTACCAGAGATTTATCAGTTCGTTCGTGTCACGTACGTGTGGAGGAATTCGCCTCGGTGGCACCATGAACGAGAATCCGACGGATTCAGGGAGAGAAACCTACAACGGCGGACGTTCGCTCTCGACCGACCAGTTGCTCACGACGATAGCCGACCACGACCGGCGCACGATACTCGCAGAGTTGCGCCGGCACAGAAGTCGGACGCTCGACCAACTGGTCGATGCGGTCGCTGCCACTCGGGAGACCGACGGTGCATCGGACTCCCGTGAACGACGTGAAATCCAGACAGTGTTGTTGCACGTCCACCTCCCGAAACTCGCCGACAGTGGACTCGTATCCTACGACAGCAGCGACGGCGTCGCCCGAATCGAATCCGCCCCCGAGGCGTTCGACGAGTGGTTAGACATCGCGCTCCGAGCGAACGGTCACGGCTACGCGACGGCGACCGCGGACCCTGACCAAACGTCGTTGTGCGTACTGTACGTAGACGACGACACCGAGTTCGGGGAGCGGTTCGCCGAACGTCTCGAAGCAGAAGACGACCACGTGAACGTCCGCACAGAGTCGGACCCTGACGCCGTTCTCTCCCGACTCGCCGAGGGACGAATCGACTGTGTCGTGAGCGAGTATCGCTTCCCCGAAACGGATGGATTGGCCCTCCTGAAGCGGGTCAGGGAGACGTTCTCCCGGGTTCCGTTTGTCCTCTTCACCGACGAGGGGAGCGAACGCCTCGCCAGCGAGGCGTTCGCCGCGGGCGCGACGGGATATCTCGGAAGAGACACGACCGAGTACAGCACGCTGGTAGACAGGGTTCGGGACGCCGTGGCCGCCTCCCGCGACGGCCGGACGTATCGCGCCATCTTCGAGCAGGCGAGCGACGGCATTCTCGTCCTCGACCCCGAGACGGCCGAGATTCGAGAGACGAACCGACGCGTTCGGGAACTACTCGAATACGACCGCGGGCCGTTGCACGGCCGAACGCTCGACAGTCTCTGTACGGAGGAAGTTCCGTACTCCCCTGCGGACGTCATCGCCGAGTCCGACGCTGGCGGCGAAGACGAGACGCACGTCCCGGAACTGTTCGAGTGTCTGGTCGAAACCGGGACGGGTGACCCCCTGTGGGTCGAACTGAGCGTGGCACACGCGGAACTCGACGGGCAAGACCGCGTCCTCGCGTTTCTCAGGGACACCTCCGCGCGCAGAGCGCGCGAGCGAGGCCTCTACGAGCAACAGGAGCGGTTCCGTCTCTTGGTCGAGGAAGTAGAAGACTACGGCATTTTCATGCTCGACCCGGACGGGCACGTCGTCAGTTGGAACGAAGGAGCCGAGCGGATGAACGGCTTCACCGAAGACGAAATTCTCGGCGAACACTTCTCTCTCTTCTACACCGAGGAAGACACCGACCACCGACCGGACGAACTGCTTCGACAGGCCGAAGAGAACGGCCGCGTCGAAGACGAAGGGTGGCGCGTTCGAAAAGACGGAGAGAAATTCTGGGTGAACGCCGTCATCACCGCACTCACGGACGACGGTGGGGACCTGCGCGGATTCGTCAAGGTGACCCGAGACATCACCGAGCGCAAAGAGCGAGAACGCCGCTTCGACGCGATATTCAACCAGACGTACCAGTTCACCGGGTTGATGGAACCGGACGGAACGTTGATAGAAGCAAACCAGACCGCGCTGGAGTTCGGCGGTCTGGACCGCGACGACGTGGTCGGCAAGCCTATCTGGGAGACGCGCTGGTGGTCGATTTCCGAGGACGCTCGGGACAGAGTCAGAGAAGCCGTCGCGGAGGCCGCGTCGGGCGAGTTCGTCCGCTACGAGGAGGAGGTCCTCGGTGCCGACGAGGACGAAGTCGTGACGATAGACTTCTCGATAAAACCGGTCACCGACGACGACGGCGACGTGGTGTTGCTCATCCCCGAGGGCCGGGACATCACCGAGCGCAAACGCTCCGAGGAGAAGTTGCGAGAGAACGAGCGGATGTTCTCGACGTTGCTTTCCAACCTCCCCGGCATGGCGTACCGTTGTGAGAACGACCCCGAGTGGCCGATGGAGTTCGTCAGCGACGGTTGCCGAGAACTGACGGGGTACGACCCCGACGAACTGGAGTCCGGCGAGGTGTCGTGGGGGGAAGACGTGGTCCATCCGGACGACAAGCGGAGTGGGTGGAACACCGTGCAGGCGGCCGTCGAACACCGCGAACCGTTCACGCTCACGTACCGCATCCGGACCCGGGACGGCGAGGACCGCTGGATATGGGAACAGGGTCGCGGCGTCTTCGGCGACGACGAACTGGAGGCGCTCGAAGGGTTCATCACGGACGTGACGGAGCGCAAACGTCGCGAAGAGCAACTGGCGGCACTGAACGAGGTCTCCCAGCGGTTGAGCGACGCCGAGACCGAAGACGAAGTGAGCGACGTTACCGTCGAGGCGGCCTGCGAGACGCTGGAGTTGTCGATTGCAGTCGTGAAGCTGTACGACGACAGCAGTGGCCGCCTTCGACTTTCGACGGCGACTTCCGAGGCCGAAGTGCTACGCGACGACGACTCGCTCTTTCCGACCGACTGGGACGCGACGTGGGAAGCGTTCTTGGAGAACGAACCGGTCGTCTACCGCGACTTGCACGCCCAAACCGACGCCTCGGAAGTGGAAACGTCGCTCCGGAGCGTCGTCGTCCTGCCGCTCGGAAAGTACGGCGTGTTCGTCACCGGTTCGACCACCGCCGACGCGTTCAGCGACGCCGACATCGACCTGACCCAGACGTTGGCGGCGAACGTCCGTGCGGCCCTCGACAGGGTAGACCGGGAACGAACGCTCCGCGAGCGGTCGGAGGTCTTGGCGGAGAAGAACGAGACCTTGGAGCGGATGAATCGCACGAACGAAGTCGTCCGCGAACTCACGCAGACGCTCACCCGCGCCACCTCGCGCGAGGAGATAGAGCAAGCAGTCTGTGATATCTTGACGGACTCCGACACGTACCGGTTCGCGTGGGTCGGCGACATCGATTCGGTCACCGGGGAGATAGTTTCGAGCGCCTGGGCAGGCGTCGAAGATGGCTATCTCGACAACGTCGTCGTGACGAAAGACGAGGACGACCCCTCCGGACAGGGACCAACCGGTGAGGCAGTTCGGACCAGAGAGGTGCAGGTCGTCGAAGACATCCACACCGACCCGCCGTACGACCCGTGGCGGAAGGAGGCTATCGCTCGGGGCTACCGGTCGAGCATCGCGGTGCCACTCGTCTACCGGGACACGCTGTACGGTGTGTTGAACCTCTACGCCGGAGAGCCAGACGCTCTCACCGGCACGGAGCGGGAAGTACTGACCGAACTCGGCGAGACTGTCGGCTACGCGTTCAACGCAATCGAGAACAAGAAGGCACTCGCCAGCGACCGAGTCGCGGAACTGGAGTTTTGCATCCGCGACCCCCGACTGGCGCTCGTCCAGTACGTGGACGAGACCGGGAGAACGGTCAGCGTCGAGAACGTGCTTCGCGGCGAGGACGAGATTCGCGTCTTCTTCACGGTCAGCGGTGCCCCGCCGGAAGTGACGGGAGACTACGCCAAGCAGTCGCCGACACTCAGCGAAATCAAGCACATTTCCGGCGACGAAGAGGAGAGTCTGTTCGAGTGTACTGTCACCGACGAGAGTCTCGTCGCCACGCTACTTGACCACGGGGCTATCCCGCGACAACTGACCGCCGAGTCGGGTGAAGTGACAGTCGTCGTCGATTTCCCGGAGACGGGCGACGTGCGGTCGTTCGTGGAGATGGTCGAGTCGAAGTACGACGACGCGGAACTGGTCGCCAGACGAGAACGCGACCAGTCGGTGCAGACCGACCAGCAGTTCCGCGAGACGCTCGAAGACAGACTCACGAACCGACAGTTGGAGATACTTCGGGCAGCGTACTACGGTGGGTTCTTCGAGTGGCCCCGCGAGAGTACCGGCCAAGAGATAGCCGAGTCCCTAGACGTCTCCCAACCGACGTTCAACCGCCATCTCCGACTGGTCGAGCGAGAGCTGTTTTCCTTGCTTCTGGACGACTGAGCGGACGAATCTAAATGTATAACCTCCTGCTCGAAGTGACACTACGTATGTAGTGGCTACCCCTTTGTTCGTGTAGCCCCAAGGTACCGGTAATGGACGAGAACAGACGAGTAAAGAAATCAATCGAGCGGAACGTCGAAGACGGTCGGTTGAACGAGACCGTCGTTACCGTGGTTCGGGCAGTCGCCGACGCGAAGGGCATCGACGAGCGGGAACTGACTACCGGGCTGTACGACGTGGTGAACCCAGAGGCACTGGAGCGACTGTTCGAAGACAAGGGCAACGGGATGCCGCGACGGGGCGGCCGCGTCGTCTTCATGATGGAAGGGTGTGAGGTCGTGGTTCACAGCTACGGTAAAGTCGTCGTGACGCCCCGGGCCACAGAGAGTGCCACGGAAACGACAGCACAGTCCACCGAATCGGAGTAGCTAGCAATGAAGTACAAACCACCGACAAAGTTCGCCGAGGAACCGCGAGACACCTACACCGAGTACACCGTCGGGTCCCGCGTGGTGGCGATGATAGAAGACACCGAAAACGAACACGCGTGGATTCAATCGACGGAGACGTGTCAGGTGCGGCGATAACGCTGACGTGGTGAATCCGGCATCCTCCGGTGCTGACGGCTCTCTGCAGTTCTCCCCTTCCCACGGCCGGCGACTATTTGCATCGCAAAATGGTGAGGCGGCCCGTTCGGTTCCTGCGTTCACTCAGTAGAGCCAACCGTGGTCTCGAACGTAGCTCTGGACTGGCCGCTGAGTCGGAGACGTGACGCCGGTGTCGGCCGCAGGTGGCGACGTTTCTAACGCGGGTGGCGACGTTTCCAGAGCGTCCGCCGAGGCGTCTCGGTCGTTCACATCTATTGGTGGACTCGTCGCGGGAGCGAGGTCCGGAGGACTAGTGTGGTATCCGTTCGTCGCTTCCGGTGCGTCGTAGGTCGCCGCGCTACCACCGACGAGCAGTGCGAGGACGATCATTACCGCGATTCCAACTGTTTCGATTTGCATGGTAAGTCGTTCGGCAGGTGAGCCGAATATTGTTATGTGTTGTCTAATAGCATATAAAATTTTCTCGTGATGAATGGTCATCGCTCTCTTCGGTGAAACTCTCCGGGACCTGCCGCCAACCTTTACGTCCCGAACCGTCGTATTTCGGGTTGCATCATGAAACTCACCTGGTACGGTCACTCCACGTGGCACGTCGAAGTAGAGGGAACGGAACTGCTCATCGACCCGTTCTTCGACAACCCCAAAACTGACACCGACCCGGAGGAACTCGACCCAGACTACCTCCTGCTCACACACGGCCACGCCGACCACATCGGCGACGTGGACCGCTACGAGGGGACGAAACTCGTCGCCTCCCCGGAAGTCGTCTCGTACTGCCGGGACGAGTTCGGCGACTACGAAGCCGTTGGCGGGATGGGGATGAACATCGGCGGCACCGTCGAAGTCGGCGACGCCTACGTGACGATGGTTCGGGCGGACCACACGAACGGTCTGGACACGTCCTACGGCGCGACTGGCGGGATGCCTGCTGGCTTCGTCGTCAGCGACACCAAGCCGACGCAGGTCTCCGACGAAGAGAGCCAGTCGTTCTACCACATGGGCGACACCGCGCTCCACACGGAGATGCGCGAAGTCGTCGGCCCGTACCTCGAACCGGACGCTGTGGCGGCACCTATCGGCGACCACTTCACCATGGGACCGTGGCAGGCCGCCGTCGCGGTCGATTGGGTTGACGCCGACTACGCGTTCCCACAGCACTACGACACCTTCCCACCAATCGAGCAGGACCCCGAGGACTTCCGGAAAGAGGTCAAGGCCGCTGGCAGCGACGCCGAAGTGAAAATTCTTTCCGGCGACGAGACGTTCGACCTCGCGGACGCGATAGGCTACTGACGACCGCTGGTCTTGCTACCAATCCTCACGATTTTTCGCCGTTCTCTGCCTGATGAGCAATACTTAGGGGCGTGGCGCAACTGTATCGAGACGTATGCCAGAAGTCACTACTACGTCCGACGAGGGATTCAGTGCCGAGAACCAGATTCGGGACTTCAACATCGACATCGACGCGACGGGCGAGGACGCCCCGGACACGCTCGAAGTCCTGCTGGCGACCTACGGGTCGTGTTACGTTCCGGCCCTCCGCGTCGGCGCGGAACAGCGTGACGTCGGCGACCTCGGCAAGAT
The sequence above is a segment of the Halorussus halophilus genome. Coding sequences within it:
- a CDS encoding TIGR03557 family F420-dependent LLM class oxidoreductase — translated: MAELGYTLSSEEHGPNALVDHAVRAEETGFDFVSASDHFHPWVSQQGESPFVWTTLGGVARATSDVGVGVGVTCPTMRIHPAIVAQASATAATMLEADDREFFFGVGTGEALNEHILGDHWPEHSVRLEMLEEAVEVIRKLWDGGQTSHYGDHYTVEDATLFTLPDELPPICVSAYGENAAQAAAEFGDGFWSVGPQDVVGTFEEAGGEGPKISQMTVCYADEKEDAVETAHEWWPNSALTGELSSLLPTPTHFEQACQMVTKDDIREGSIVTDPDPQTHVENIEKFVGEGYDHVYVHQVGPNQDEFFEFYEDEVLPAF
- a CDS encoding DUF7344 domain-containing protein — its product is MSENSLLESPDDPDEEEPPLSELLDALADRRRRRVLRLVSDHQTPLALSDLADEVAAAEHDCLFTDISEHTVKRTYTSLYHSHVPKLAVVGLLEYDQDVDAVAPGHNVEMARPYLDLAAEIED
- a CDS encoding DsbA family protein encodes the protein MIRDEAPRTTRRRVLAVGGAAVVTGLAGCIGGGGSGDQSTTEGGTAMEGGTNTAGSLDGHASAVGLADQPRFGPPPSEATGVLVAFEDPSCPRCAAFERNTVPKIRENLSGEVSFVLRTYPVVYPWGKPATQAVEAAFAHEIEMADSGNSADSDAPGSRQGSVATWALADHYFAKQSSFNSDNVLDKTRQFLDSETDLDADAVVSDAESKTYDDAVQADLSAGEEAGVSGTPTIFLFRDGEFRTSANGSISYSVVKSALGL
- a CDS encoding DUF4349 domain-containing protein codes for the protein MSRSTRKRWLLVALAVLVVLAGCSGSSGGDAAQATVSDGGGVQTASGDEARASGSGPPTGSKAASMQIQQRELIRTGNVTLTVANFDRSRQNISAAVEARGGFVSDTDQRAHHRGNETFTTGRVVYRVPKENFSSLVAQVKAEGEVERSGTNTRDVTDQLVDIEARLTNLRAQREKLRDLYENASDTENVLAVQERLSEVQTEIERLEAKRKSLRQRVAYSTVTVELREEPPENPKPERTKWYETGLLAAFSESVHGVAVVARGITVAAAYSAPYVLAFGLPLGGVAVAWRRFG
- a CDS encoding GMC family oxidoreductase, yielding MTDQRKPSERADVCVVGAGPAGALVAHRLAQRGKKVVVLEAGERFDFEDRKRRMEQSIRPAHGPLSVWEMRGERDQFTSSGEWFYPLNAARVKGVGGTTLHWQGMVMRLHESDFEQWPIEYSDLRPYYAEAEQALGVAGATDNPFAPPREQPHPLPAFDPSHSDSLFAEACERLGVTMHSVPNARNSENYDDRSACVGYGTCKPVCPSGAKYTGKVHVEKAENEGARVIDQAPVQRLEHDDAGERVEAAVYATPDGEEHRQEAREFVLAAGGVEIPRLLLLSKSEAYPDGLANSSGAVGRYFMDHLFGGMGGTLDQQTRQNHVGFITSECHQFYDEPTEGATGTEGEIPAWSGDGPEPDSIKLEFLNYAGPSPVEMALSGEEFGDDLLETLREGYGNSIAMGGLVGQRPRKENRVALDPDTTDDHGNPVPKIEWHVDDRTKASLRRANEIQRAILDELGVDVSWTVGPEKTGPAFHHMGTTRMGTNPEESVVNPQLRTHDLRNLSVASSSVFVTSGALNPTLTIAALALKAADHVGERL
- a CDS encoding gluconate 2-dehydrogenase subunit 3 family protein; the encoded protein is MELTRRDALAALAAAGATVGGVAVLEGNPFADDEEPEDRLETMLSVAEVVYPSEVSGVEEFVRTYALGRVEDRETYRDGIVAALDTLDEYAQTWHDSDFRNLSADTRASVLDEMGVDTADPDPAGDDLNRVRYYVVNELLYALYTSPTGGKLVGIENPQGHPGGTSSYQRGPQK